Below is a window of Jonesiaceae bacterium BS-20 DNA.
TAGCAGGCCAGTGCGCTGCATCCCCATTGTTTTCTGCGCCTGCAGGCCGGCGTTAACTCTCCTTGGAGATTGCGCCAACCAGTGCGCCGGTTTGTTGGGTAGTTTGGGCTTGCTGCGGCATTGGCTTGGACCGCGGAATCAGCAGTGTTAACGCAAGCGCGAGTAGCGCGGCAGCCGAACCAACAACAAAGCAGAGTTGGAAGGCGCTTTGCGGAGCAACACTTACGTCCCCCACGGTCACCTTGTTGCTCGTGAGCATGATTGCCATGACCGCACCGGCCACGGTTGAACCAATCGAGCGCATGAGGGCGTTGACGCCCACACTAGACGATGCCTTTGATTGCGGCACGTTGTTCATGATCAGGGTTGGCATGGCCGCATAGGCAATAGCTACCCCGGCAGAAGCCACCGATGCCGCCACCATGAGTTTCCATGGCGCGTCCGTCATGAAGACGGCAAAGGTGTAACCGCTCGCTATTACTCCCGAGCCAATGGCTAGGGTGATACGGCCGCCAAGCCGGGTGAGGAACATTGAGGATAGCGGAGAGACCAGGAGCATGGTGATGCCGGCCGGCGCCATCCACAGGCCAGTTTGCATGATTGTTTGGCCCAGTCCGTGGCCTGCCGCAAGTGGCATTTGCAGGAGTTGCGGCACCACGATTGCGTGGGCCATCATGCCAAATCCGACCATGAGACCGGCCAGGTTTGTCATTAGAACCGGAAGATGCGCGGTTGTCCGCAGGTCTACTAGTGGCGAGTCATGACGTAGTTCGAAGTAACCCCAACCGAGCAGCACTACAGCGCCACCGAGGATCAACGCGAGGGTTGTTGGGCTCCCCCAACCCCAGTCATTTCCTTTGGACACACCAACCAGCAGCGCCACCAAACCGGCCGACAGCCCAGCCGCACCGCCCAGGTCAAACCTTGCCCCGGAGGCGACCGTTGAGCTTGGCAAGATTGCTGCCGACAAAATAATCATGATCGCAGCCAGCACCGTTGCCAGCCAAAACAGCATCCGCCAATCGAAACTCTCAACAATCCAAGCAGCCAGTGGAAGCCCAAGTGCGCCTCCTACGCCCATCATGGCGCTAACCGCCGCTAGGGCCGAGTTTGATTTTTCCCTCGGGGCGACGTCTCGCACCAGACTAATCGCTACTGGCACGTACCCCATTGCCAAGCCTTGCAACACCCGTCCCGCCAGGATCAATGAAAACTGGTCTGCCACGGCACACAAGAAAGCACCCATCAACAGCAGCACGGCCGATCCCACCAAAATAGGCTTCTTACCGTAAATATCCGCCAGCCGCCCTGCCATGGGCATTGCCACAGCTCCACCCAGGAGCGTAGCAGTCACCACCCAAGAAGCATTGCTGGCCGAGGTGCTCAACAACGTTGGCAACTCAGATTGAATTGGCAGCACGAGCGACTGCATAAGCGAGACACAAAGACTTGAGAAGCCCAAGACCAAAACAACGATCAAAGGGCCAATTCCTCGTGCGGGGCGAGGTGCTGTGTTCATCAGGTTCCTTCCATCATCCGGTCAATATGTAACTTACACATCTAACCGTTATGTAGAATACACATATCAATGGATCGAAACAACACGGGATACACGGTGCCCTCAAGCAGCAACGAGAATCTGGCCAAAGAACTCATGGCCCTTCTGGAGAACTTTGACGCCCAGCGGCGCCTTCTAGGCCAGCACGCCACGCTCAAGACCGCAGACATCCGCCTACTGTGGCTTTTTAACGACGGCAAATCACGCACGCTCAAGGAAATGGCCGCTGAGCTGGGCCTTGAACAATCAACCGTGAACCGTCAGGTCAACGCGGCCATCAACGATTCTTTGCTGACCAGAAACAAAAACGATCCCACCGAGCCCTATCGGTTTGAACCGTCAGAATTTGGCACCCAAGAGTTCTCCAAGTACATGGCGGCAACCACCGGCGCTTACACCCAAACGTTTGCGCAGCTGGGCAACCAAAACGAGGAGTTTATGACGCTCATGCGCTCGTTTGTTGCCTCATTCACCCAAAGCGTTCAGGGCTCGGCACCTTAAAAACTCCAGTGGCCCTCACGTGACGAATCAGGTCCCGGGCGGTTGCACAACGCCCCTAGCAGTAATTTCCATGGACGAGAGTGTGACCTGGGGATTCATTGCCATTTCCAGCGGTAATCCAGGCTCATGAATGCATAAGACCTGATCAATGTTGGTAAGCGTCAGCCCCTGTAAGTCGACCTTTCCGGCAAGTGCAACAACCCGGGCGTTGCCCATTTTCTTTGCTAGTTTTGCAATCGCTGCGGGAGCCTTACCGCCCATGGTGCTGGCATCGATTGCACCCTCGCCCGTAAACACCAGGTCCGCGCCACGGAAATACTCGGTATAGCCCAATTGATCCACCAAGTATTTTAGTCCGGGCTTGACCTGGCCACCCAGTGCGAGCAGAGCCGCCCCCAAGCCTCCTGCCGCTCCTGCCCCTGGAATCTTAGCGACCGAGCGCCCCGCTGCCGCGAGAGCTTTGGCCCAGTGCTCCATGTGGCGTTCTAACAGGTCGATCTGGTCGCTGGTTGCCCCTTTTTGGGGACCGAAAATGCGGGCTGCACCGGCTGGTCCGGTCAGCCGGTTGGATACGTCGGTCATCGCAATGAGCTCAACGTTGCCAAAGCGTTTGTTCAGGTCAGGCAGTTCAACGTGGGTTGGGCCATCCAGCAAGGGATTCTTACCCGGAGTCACTTGAATTTTGTTGCCCTGCGCATCGGTAATTTTGGCTCCCAGTGCCTGTAGGAACCCAACTCCGCCGTCCGTGCAGGCACTTCCACCCAGGCCAATGGCAATGCTGGTAACACCCCGTTCTAAGACTCGCAGGACCTGCTCCCCTAAACCGGCCGATGACGCTCGCAGGGAGGTGGTGTCATCAATGACACCGGCCCCAACCAGCCCTACCGTTTGGGCGCATTCGAGTATTGCTCGCCTGGGTTTCTTGCCTCCCGGCAAGTTCTGCGTCTCAAGGAGGTATTGGGCGGGCACGGAGGCGCCAAAGCAGTTCGCTGCGGACTCGGGTACGAGCTGAGCGGTGGTATCCCGATGGTGCGGAGCCT
It encodes the following:
- a CDS encoding MFS transporter — protein: MNTAPRPARGIGPLIVVLVLGFSSLCVSLMQSLVLPIQSELPTLLSTSASNASWVVTATLLGGAVAMPMAGRLADIYGKKPILVGSAVLLLMGAFLCAVADQFSLILAGRVLQGLAMGYVPVAISLVRDVAPREKSNSALAAVSAMMGVGGALGLPLAAWIVESFDWRMLFWLATVLAAIMIILSAAILPSSTVASGARFDLGGAAGLSAGLVALLVGVSKGNDWGWGSPTTLALILGGAVVLLGWGYFELRHDSPLVDLRTTAHLPVLMTNLAGLMVGFGMMAHAIVVPQLLQMPLAAGHGLGQTIMQTGLWMAPAGITMLLVSPLSSMFLTRLGGRITLAIGSGVIASGYTFAVFMTDAPWKLMVAASVASAGVAIAYAAMPTLIMNNVPQSKASSSVGVNALMRSIGSTVAGAVMAIMLTSNKVTVGDVSVAPQSAFQLCFVVGSAAALLALALTLLIPRSKPMPQQAQTTQQTGALVGAISKES
- a CDS encoding helix-turn-helix domain-containing protein, whose product is MDRNNTGYTVPSSSNENLAKELMALLENFDAQRRLLGQHATLKTADIRLLWLFNDGKSRTLKEMAAELGLEQSTVNRQVNAAINDSLLTRNKNDPTEPYRFEPSEFGTQEFSKYMAATTGAYTQTFAQLGNQNEEFMTLMRSFVASFTQSVQGSAP
- a CDS encoding glycerate kinase gives rise to the protein MQVVVALDSFKGSVSSVDAGLAVAKGVRAVYPGAEVTVLPIADGGEGTLEAWAKAPHHRDTTAQLVPESAANCFGASVPAQYLLETQNLPGGKKPRRAILECAQTVGLVGAGVIDDTTSLRASSAGLGEQVLRVLERGVTSIAIGLGGSACTDGGVGFLQALGAKITDAQGNKIQVTPGKNPLLDGPTHVELPDLNKRFGNVELIAMTDVSNRLTGPAGAARIFGPQKGATSDQIDLLERHMEHWAKALAAAGRSVAKIPGAGAAGGLGAALLALGGQVKPGLKYLVDQLGYTEYFRGADLVFTGEGAIDASTMGGKAPAAIAKLAKKMGNARVVALAGKVDLQGLTLTNIDQVLCIHEPGLPLEMAMNPQVTLSSMEITARGVVQPPGT